Proteins encoded in a region of the Chryseobacterium piperi genome:
- the pncB gene encoding nicotinate phosphoribosyltransferase, whose protein sequence is MYDVRLKSILDNDFYKITMQNAVVKLCSDSVVKYEFINRGKHHFPEGFGAALREAVAKMAELKLTKDEKKFLAITCPYLGLPYLDFLEGYHYDPSEVKIHQEGADLSVTVEGLWYRTILWEVPLLALISELHYEMNHMERDSNEIVMGRTIEKADSLNKLGVTFAEFGTRRRHSYKVQNLVMEALTQRKDSTFIGSSNVHFAMKYGVKPIGTHAHEWFMFHGAEYGFKMANELALEHWVDVYRGDLGVALSDTYTTDVFFQQFDKKFAKLFDGVRHDSGDALEFADKTIAHYKSNGINPLFKYIIFSDALNLEKVAEITNYCKGKIGVSFGIGTNLTNDVGLKPMNIVMKLIGVQAPNKEWIPTVKLSDERGKYTGDPKMIELAKEFLRIKD, encoded by the coding sequence ATGTACGATGTTCGTTTGAAGTCTATTCTCGATAATGATTTCTACAAGATAACCATGCAAAATGCTGTAGTCAAATTATGTTCTGACTCAGTTGTAAAATATGAATTTATCAATAGAGGGAAACACCACTTCCCCGAAGGATTTGGTGCTGCATTAAGAGAAGCGGTGGCTAAAATGGCAGAACTCAAACTTACCAAGGATGAGAAAAAGTTTTTAGCAATAACGTGCCCTTATTTAGGTTTGCCTTATCTGGACTTTCTGGAAGGATATCATTATGATCCGTCTGAAGTAAAGATCCATCAGGAAGGAGCAGATCTTTCTGTAACCGTTGAAGGGCTTTGGTACAGAACAATCCTTTGGGAAGTACCTTTATTGGCATTGATCAGCGAATTGCACTATGAGATGAATCATATGGAGAGGGATTCGAATGAAATTGTAATGGGTAGAACGATTGAAAAAGCAGACTCACTCAACAAGCTCGGAGTTACTTTTGCAGAATTTGGTACAAGGAGAAGACATTCTTATAAAGTTCAGAATCTGGTTATGGAAGCGCTAACCCAAAGAAAAGATTCTACATTTATAGGAAGTTCTAATGTTCATTTTGCCATGAAATACGGAGTAAAACCAATAGGCACCCACGCTCATGAGTGGTTTATGTTTCATGGTGCTGAATATGGTTTCAAAATGGCCAATGAATTGGCTTTAGAACATTGGGTAGATGTATACAGAGGAGATCTTGGGGTAGCTCTTTCCGATACTTATACAACCGATGTATTCTTCCAGCAGTTCGACAAAAAGTTCGCAAAGCTTTTCGATGGAGTGCGCCATGACAGTGGTGATGCCCTCGAATTTGCAGACAAGACTATCGCCCATTACAAAAGCAACGGAATCAACCCATTATTTAAATATATCATTTTCTCTGATGCCCTCAATCTTGAGAAAGTTGCAGAAATCACCAATTATTGCAAAGGGAAGATCGGCGTTTCATTTGGAATTGGCACCAATCTCACAAACGACGTTGGACTAAAACCAATGAACATCGTGATGAAATTAATAGGAGTACAAGCCCCTAACAAGGAATGGATTCCTACCGTAAAACTTTCTGACGAACGCGGAAAATATACCGGTGATCCGAAAATGATTGAATTGGCAAAAGAGTTTTTAAGGATAAAAGATTAG
- a CDS encoding YciI family protein: MKLKIYFSLSLLAAILSFAQEKKVEKPKFNQELATSLGADQYGMKAYTMVMLMTGPVKIEDKVKMGELMKGHLANIGKLADEGKIIVAGPFLEKNKENYRGMFIFNTRSKEEAEQWVKTDPAVEAGVFSYELLPWYGSAALPLYLKHHKEITKENP; encoded by the coding sequence ATGAAATTAAAAATTTATTTTTCTCTTAGTCTTTTGGCAGCAATTCTATCTTTTGCTCAGGAAAAAAAAGTAGAAAAACCAAAATTCAATCAGGAATTGGCAACTTCTCTGGGAGCAGATCAATATGGCATGAAAGCTTATACTATGGTAATGCTGATGACTGGCCCCGTTAAGATTGAAGATAAAGTAAAAATGGGAGAACTTATGAAAGGCCATTTAGCCAACATCGGTAAGCTGGCAGACGAAGGTAAAATTATTGTAGCAGGACCTTTTTTAGAAAAGAATAAAGAAAACTATCGAGGTATGTTTATTTTTAATACCCGTTCTAAAGAAGAAGCTGAGCAATGGGTAAAAACTGATCCGGCTGTAGAGGCTGGTGTTTTCAGTTATGAACTTCTACCCTGGTACGGTTCCGCAGCTCTGCCTTTATATTTAAAACATCATAAAGAAATTACAAAGGAAAACCCATAA
- a CDS encoding efflux RND transporter permease subunit translates to MRKFVQSIVSFSLKNSLIVLLGTFLLLAGGIYSYVHTPIEAFPDVTNTRVRVITQWPGRSAEEIEKFVTLPISREMNTIPNKTSVRSISLFGLSVVTVIFDDHVDDFYAQQYASNRLGNVKLPEGADYSIEPPSGATGEIYRYIIKSKLPIKEITSIQDWVIERELLAVPGVADVVSFGGEEKIYEIRINPTELHNYDLSPLDVYEAVSKSNINVGGDVVSKGDQAYVVRGIGLLESKDDIENIKIEVKGSTSILVKHVAEVKVSAKPRLGQVGYNKEDDVVEGIVIMLRGENPSDVIARLKDRITELNGGELPGDVKIVPIIDRTELVNTTVHTVSKNLVEGVILVSIIVFIFLYNWRTTFIVASVIPLAFLFAIIMLRIQGLPANLISMGALDFGLLLEGTLVIVEHVFVALEQKAKKVGLRRFNKMSKLGIIKKSAGSVASYIFFALLILIVALMPIFSFQKVEGKMFSPLAFTLGYALLGSLILSLTYVPAMCKLLLTKNIEEKENFISRFFRVNIFKLYQLSARHKKGFMIGFVVLLAVCGWRFSNYGSEFLPKLNEGAIYVRATLPNSVNLDESVRLTKEMKQILTKYDEVDFVMTQTGRPNDGTDPTGFFNIEFNIQLKPENEWKKKISKEELLEEMRVSLEKYPGINFGFSQPIQDNVEEYVAGVKAPLVIKIFGNDLFQLEDYANQVAKSIKTVPGISDVNVFKNIGLPELRIQLHDSKMAKYGVSTADAQAVIEMTIGGQAATKFYEEERMFDVMLRFEKQYRDNPEKIGNILIPTQDNKKVPLKEIATIDYHTGPSFIYREGNSRYIGVGFNIEGRDLGSTIKDAKAKVEKEVHIPKNHKMTWAGEFESKERAAKQLAMVVPISLVLILMLLYFNFGNIKDTLISSITLAFAFIGGFLSLWFTGTIFGISAGIGFIILFGVATIDGIVLIGVMKENLQNKIPLKEAISQGVQSRIRPVVMIALMGSMGLFPAAISHGMGSEIQKPLAIMIVGGLIICMILSFTVLPVIFYYAYRKKYKATL, encoded by the coding sequence ATGAGAAAGTTTGTCCAGAGTATTGTTTCGTTTTCTTTAAAAAATTCCTTGATTGTTCTCTTGGGAACCTTCCTATTATTAGCAGGGGGAATTTATTCTTATGTCCATACTCCGATTGAGGCTTTTCCTGATGTTACCAACACCAGAGTAAGGGTAATTACACAATGGCCGGGAAGAAGTGCGGAGGAGATTGAAAAGTTTGTTACTTTACCTATATCCAGGGAGATGAATACGATACCGAATAAAACTTCAGTGCGGTCGATTTCTCTATTTGGCTTATCGGTAGTAACGGTTATTTTTGATGATCATGTAGATGATTTTTATGCTCAGCAATATGCATCCAACAGGTTGGGGAATGTTAAGCTTCCCGAGGGTGCTGATTATAGTATAGAGCCTCCTTCCGGGGCAACCGGTGAAATTTACCGGTATATTATTAAAAGCAAACTACCTATTAAAGAAATTACCTCTATCCAGGATTGGGTTATTGAGAGGGAGCTTCTTGCAGTTCCCGGAGTAGCAGATGTTGTAAGTTTTGGAGGAGAAGAAAAGATCTACGAAATAAGAATCAATCCTACAGAGTTGCATAATTACGATCTGTCTCCATTAGATGTTTACGAAGCCGTTTCTAAAAGTAATATTAATGTAGGAGGAGATGTGGTCTCAAAAGGAGATCAGGCGTATGTCGTCCGGGGTATAGGTCTTTTGGAAAGTAAAGATGATATTGAAAATATCAAGATTGAAGTAAAAGGATCAACATCTATTTTGGTAAAACACGTTGCAGAGGTAAAAGTTTCTGCAAAGCCAAGACTAGGACAGGTTGGCTATAATAAAGAAGATGATGTTGTAGAAGGAATCGTTATCATGCTTCGTGGAGAAAATCCGAGTGATGTTATTGCTAGGTTAAAAGATCGAATTACTGAGCTTAACGGTGGTGAACTGCCGGGTGATGTTAAAATTGTTCCGATTATTGACCGTACTGAATTGGTTAATACGACGGTTCATACAGTGTCTAAAAACCTGGTAGAAGGAGTAATCCTGGTTTCTATTATTGTATTTATCTTTTTATACAACTGGAGAACGACTTTTATCGTAGCGTCTGTTATTCCTCTGGCTTTCCTCTTCGCAATTATTATGCTGAGAATTCAGGGATTACCTGCCAATTTGATTTCTATGGGAGCGCTTGACTTTGGTTTACTCCTGGAAGGAACATTAGTGATCGTAGAGCATGTCTTTGTGGCCCTCGAGCAGAAAGCTAAAAAAGTAGGATTGAGGCGATTCAATAAAATGTCCAAACTGGGAATCATCAAAAAGAGTGCAGGTAGTGTAGCGAGCTATATATTCTTTGCATTACTGATTCTGATTGTTGCTTTAATGCCTATTTTCTCTTTCCAGAAAGTAGAAGGAAAGATGTTTTCTCCTCTGGCATTTACGCTAGGATATGCTTTGTTAGGCTCTTTGATTTTGAGTTTAACCTATGTTCCGGCAATGTGTAAACTTTTACTGACAAAAAATATAGAAGAAAAAGAAAATTTTATTTCCAGATTTTTCAGAGTTAATATCTTTAAATTATATCAGCTGAGTGCAAGACATAAAAAAGGATTTATGATTGGTTTTGTTGTGTTGTTGGCTGTTTGTGGATGGAGGTTTTCAAATTACGGATCAGAATTTTTGCCGAAACTTAATGAAGGAGCGATTTATGTTCGTGCAACCCTGCCCAATAGTGTAAACCTTGATGAGTCTGTCAGGTTGACTAAAGAGATGAAACAGATTCTGACGAAATATGATGAAGTAGATTTTGTTATGACGCAGACGGGCCGTCCTAATGATGGAACAGACCCTACAGGTTTTTTTAATATAGAGTTTAACATCCAGCTAAAGCCTGAAAATGAATGGAAGAAAAAAATATCGAAAGAGGAGCTTCTTGAAGAGATGAGGGTTTCTCTGGAAAAATATCCGGGAATTAATTTTGGTTTCAGTCAGCCGATTCAGGATAATGTGGAAGAATATGTGGCCGGAGTAAAAGCTCCTTTAGTGATCAAGATCTTTGGAAATGATTTATTCCAACTTGAGGACTATGCAAACCAGGTAGCTAAATCTATTAAAACAGTTCCGGGAATTTCCGACGTCAATGTTTTTAAAAATATTGGGCTACCAGAATTAAGAATACAACTTCACGATTCTAAAATGGCTAAATATGGAGTTTCAACTGCTGATGCGCAAGCTGTGATCGAAATGACGATCGGAGGACAGGCCGCAACAAAATTCTATGAAGAAGAAAGAATGTTTGACGTGATGCTGAGATTTGAAAAGCAATACCGTGATAATCCTGAGAAAATAGGGAACATCCTGATTCCTACTCAGGATAATAAAAAAGTGCCATTAAAAGAAATTGCAACGATTGATTATCATACGGGACCTTCATTTATTTATCGGGAGGGAAACAGCAGATATATTGGTGTCGGTTTTAATATTGAAGGACGGGATTTGGGAAGTACGATTAAAGACGCTAAAGCTAAAGTTGAAAAAGAAGTACACATTCCGAAGAATCATAAAATGACGTGGGCTGGTGAATTTGAAAGTAAGGAAAGGGCTGCAAAGCAGTTAGCTATGGTAGTTCCTATCTCATTGGTACTTATTCTGATGTTGCTATATTTCAATTTTGGAAATATCAAGGATACATTGATTTCCTCCATTACATTGGCATTTGCATTCATCGGCGGATTTTTATCCCTTTGGTTCACAGGAACTATTTTCGGGATCTCAGCAGGAATAGGGTTTATTATTCTCTTTGGAGTAGCTACGATTGACGGTATTGTACTTATTGGAGTAATGAAAGAAAATTTGCAGAATAAAATACCTCTTAAAGAAGCCATTTCGCAGGGAGTTCAAAGCAGAATCCGTCCTGTTGTCATGATTGCTTTAATGGGTTCCATGGGACTTTTTCCAGCAGCAATATCTCATGGAATGGGATCAGAGATTCAAAAGCCTTTAGCTATTATGATTGTAGGGGGACTGATTATCTGTATGATATTATCGTTTACCGTCCTGCCTGTGATTTTCTATTATGCTTATCGTAAAAAATATAAAGCAACACTATAA
- a CDS encoding efflux RND transporter periplasmic adaptor subunit, translating into MNTTKYIAALYFSVALALTGCSDKKQNENTESKTYCISKELRKDLKLAKAELLSVEESITLTGEVESNSDKTVPFVSLVDGVVTETFFSLGDYVKRGQVLASVKSVSLNEMQDDTQTLQAQLVVAKRKLSSVEAMYKDDIASQKDLQEARSEVQILQSNISKTKKNMQLYSAGSNNIQIKSPADGYVISKNISNGMPVTAGGDQLFTISNLDKVWVMANVYATNMRNVYVNQPVVVKTLAYPDESFSGKINSISQVFNENERVLKAKIIMDNNNMKLRPGMSADIVLPINAQDKTALAIPAKAVIFDNNQSYVIVYKKDCDLEVRAVTEVASNSQYIYVEGDLKQGESVVASNGLLIYENMKNQSSNSAK; encoded by the coding sequence ATGAATACGACTAAATATATTGCAGCCCTTTATTTTTCTGTAGCATTGGCATTAACGGGATGTTCCGATAAAAAACAGAATGAAAATACGGAATCGAAAACCTACTGTATCAGCAAAGAATTGAGAAAAGATTTGAAGTTGGCTAAAGCAGAATTACTTTCTGTAGAAGAAAGCATTACACTTACCGGTGAAGTCGAAAGTAATTCTGATAAAACGGTTCCTTTTGTAAGTCTTGTAGATGGAGTCGTTACAGAAACATTTTTCTCACTGGGAGATTATGTAAAAAGAGGGCAGGTTCTGGCAAGTGTAAAAAGTGTTTCATTAAATGAAATGCAGGATGATACGCAAACACTACAGGCTCAGCTTGTGGTGGCAAAAAGAAAATTGTCGTCAGTAGAAGCGATGTATAAAGACGATATCGCTTCTCAAAAAGACTTACAAGAAGCAAGATCAGAGGTTCAGATTCTACAGTCGAATATTTCGAAAACAAAAAAGAATATGCAGCTGTACTCAGCCGGCAGTAATAACATTCAAATCAAATCACCTGCGGATGGATATGTGATCAGTAAAAATATTTCAAACGGAATGCCTGTTACCGCAGGAGGTGATCAGCTTTTTACGATTTCCAATCTGGATAAGGTTTGGGTAATGGCTAATGTATATGCTACCAATATGAGAAATGTATACGTTAATCAGCCTGTTGTAGTAAAAACGTTGGCTTATCCGGATGAAAGTTTTTCCGGAAAAATTAATTCCATCTCTCAGGTTTTTAATGAAAATGAAAGGGTTTTGAAGGCTAAAATTATCATGGATAACAATAATATGAAATTGAGACCTGGAATGTCGGCGGATATTGTATTGCCAATTAATGCTCAGGATAAAACTGCGCTGGCAATTCCTGCAAAAGCTGTGATTTTTGATAATAACCAGAGCTATGTGATTGTCTATAAAAAAGATTGTGATCTCGAAGTGAGAGCTGTAACTGAAGTGGCTTCTAATAGTCAATATATTTATGTAGAAGGAGATCTGAAACAGGGGGAAAGTGTCGTTGCTTCTAACGGGCTGCTGATTTATGAAAATATGAAAAACCAATCCTCTAATTCTGCTAAGTAA
- a CDS encoding TolC family protein, which yields MQKIIFALFYIHLFGLFSAQTVDTLHINRKEAESIFLTNNLDIIAQKLEISQAEARVVQAKFWPNPKLSISEVNLWRTSGIEEQPTLIGNWGKSTQISAEIEQVIQTAGKRRKNIELQKIEVDGEKYELQEVLRELKKLLRNTITEMVYNQEQQKLYKGQISSIEKLTKSYSNQLSLGNISKSEYVRLKAQEIEFKKKLISLHQEIEEQQVELKALLMVPSKSYVVISDPLEMPEKQLSELELPKWLEIAKENRPDILTTKNKEKYAQKNLELQNALKTPDIALSLGYDRGGNIMRDFVGLGVSFDLPVFDRNKGNIQEAKLEITKTNYETRKSILKSENEIVSVFHNYTRTQQISQELDESYETTLDGLLTSHEKNFRLRNISMLEYMDFLETYIGNKMIILDTKKELNQYYENLQYVVGQDL from the coding sequence ATGCAGAAAATTATTTTCGCTTTATTTTATATTCATCTTTTTGGCTTGTTTTCGGCACAAACTGTAGATACATTACATATCAACAGAAAGGAAGCCGAATCTATTTTCCTTACCAATAATTTGGACATTATTGCCCAGAAATTAGAAATTTCCCAGGCTGAAGCACGGGTGGTTCAAGCTAAGTTTTGGCCTAATCCCAAATTAAGTATTAGTGAAGTTAATTTATGGCGTACCTCCGGTATAGAAGAACAACCTACTCTTATCGGCAATTGGGGAAAGAGCACCCAGATTTCCGCTGAAATTGAACAGGTGATTCAGACTGCAGGAAAAAGACGTAAGAACATTGAGCTTCAGAAGATAGAAGTAGATGGAGAAAAATATGAACTGCAGGAAGTGTTGCGGGAATTAAAGAAGCTCTTACGAAATACCATTACCGAAATGGTATATAATCAGGAACAACAGAAACTATATAAAGGACAAATTTCTTCTATTGAGAAATTGACAAAGTCCTATAGCAATCAATTAAGCCTTGGTAATATCAGTAAATCTGAGTATGTCCGTCTGAAGGCACAGGAAATAGAATTCAAGAAAAAGCTTATTTCATTACATCAGGAGATCGAAGAACAACAGGTTGAGCTGAAGGCCTTATTAATGGTTCCTTCAAAGTCTTATGTAGTAATTTCAGATCCTTTGGAAATGCCTGAAAAGCAGCTTTCAGAATTGGAACTGCCCAAGTGGCTGGAGATCGCTAAAGAAAATCGTCCTGATATTTTAACCACAAAGAATAAAGAAAAATATGCTCAGAAAAATCTGGAGCTGCAGAATGCATTGAAAACTCCTGATATTGCTCTTTCCCTGGGATATGACCGGGGTGGAAATATCATGAGGGACTTCGTAGGATTGGGAGTGTCATTTGACCTTCCGGTTTTCGATCGCAATAAAGGGAATATTCAGGAAGCTAAGCTTGAAATTACAAAAACAAACTACGAAACCCGTAAGAGTATCCTGAAGTCCGAAAACGAAATTGTTTCGGTATTTCATAACTACACCAGAACCCAGCAGATTTCCCAGGAGCTTGATGAATCTTATGAAACTACTTTAGATGGCCTACTGACGAGCCATGAGAAAAACTTCAGATTGAGAAATATCAGTATGCTGGAGTATATGGATTTTCTGGAAACCTATATTGGGAATAAAATGATCATTCTGGATACCAAAAAAGAACTTAATCAATATTATGAAAACCTGCAATATGTTGTAGGACAAGACTTATAA
- a CDS encoding sensor histidine kinase → MTLRNRFTLISSLSFGIVSIITFAVIFFAYYDSTKISYFEKLQNTALISAIYYLEKDELPKNRHAQIKEEYNHVIENKKVAVYNKYNEVTFGQNLDDKNIKALHLKTARNNKSVQFMSDNNFYYGIFYPDNQGDFVVFVKSSSDSFQSQIIRLSVIMLFVLILGLLAIYFLSRYLSKIVYKPISNVVERINNVDYTNISSAITSTNTHDEIEELIKSYNKLLGRLSESILLQQNFINYVSHEFKTPLAAISGNLEVFAQKDRTPDEYKKVVKESLENVYEIENILNNLLLMSGFAKLEESHKQIRVDELIWKIYEKLNAKAQEAESSIKINLQVTRPGLLEFPGNETLLYLALYNIVENAIKYSHRNPIEITLSEKDEQLLIEVKDYGKGISRDDLEKVTETFYRGKNVDNVKGSGIGLSLSKSIFDHHHIQMQIDSEVNIGTKVLLVFSNNL, encoded by the coding sequence ATGACTTTAAGAAACAGATTTACATTAATTTCCAGCCTTTCATTTGGCATTGTTTCTATCATTACTTTTGCGGTGATATTTTTTGCTTATTATGACAGTACAAAAATTTCATATTTTGAAAAGCTTCAGAATACGGCTCTTATCTCTGCTATCTACTATCTGGAAAAAGATGAGCTTCCCAAAAACAGGCATGCTCAGATCAAAGAAGAGTACAATCATGTTATTGAAAATAAGAAAGTAGCAGTATATAATAAATATAATGAAGTTACTTTTGGGCAGAATCTGGATGATAAAAACATCAAGGCATTACATTTAAAAACAGCCAGAAATAATAAGAGTGTACAGTTTATGTCTGATAATAACTTTTATTATGGCATTTTTTATCCCGATAATCAAGGTGATTTTGTTGTATTTGTGAAATCTTCCAGTGATTCGTTTCAATCCCAGATCATCCGGCTTTCTGTTATTATGCTCTTCGTCTTAATTCTGGGACTGCTTGCTATTTATTTCTTAAGCCGATACCTGTCAAAAATTGTATACAAACCCATTTCCAATGTGGTTGAACGAATCAATAATGTAGATTATACGAATATCTCCAGTGCAATAACTTCAACCAATACTCATGATGAGATTGAAGAGCTTATCAAATCTTATAATAAACTGTTAGGCAGGCTTTCTGAAAGTATTTTATTACAGCAGAACTTTATCAATTATGTTTCCCATGAGTTTAAAACTCCTTTGGCTGCGATTTCCGGGAATTTAGAAGTATTTGCACAAAAAGACAGAACCCCGGACGAATATAAGAAGGTGGTTAAAGAGTCGTTGGAAAATGTCTATGAAATTGAAAATATTCTGAATAACCTTCTGTTGATGTCTGGCTTTGCTAAACTAGAGGAGTCCCATAAACAGATAAGAGTGGATGAACTTATCTGGAAAATCTATGAAAAATTAAATGCCAAAGCTCAGGAAGCAGAATCGTCTATTAAAATAAATTTACAGGTTACACGACCGGGTTTATTAGAATTTCCCGGAAATGAAACCTTGTTATACCTGGCGCTGTATAATATTGTGGAAAATGCCATTAAATATTCCCATCGAAATCCTATTGAAATTACGCTGTCTGAAAAAGATGAGCAGCTACTTATCGAGGTGAAAGATTACGGAAAAGGTATTTCCAGAGATGATCTTGAAAAAGTTACAGAAACATTCTACAGAGGGAAAAATGTTGACAATGTCAAAGGAAGCGGGATTGGGCTTTCTTTATCTAAGAGTATCTTTGATCATCATCATATTCAAATGCAAATAGATTCCGAAGTAAATATCGGAACTAAAGTTCTTCTCGTGTTTTCAAACAATTTATAA
- a CDS encoding response regulator transcription factor translates to MNILLVEDNERISKFLVKGLGEAGYHMVLADSGEKARDLINTYEFDIILMDIMLPGLDGMQLTQIIRFKKNYTPILVLSALNSPDDKIKMLDLGADDYLSKPFHFEELISRIKALTRRNKLSYQEENELLSCGNITINTDLHKVCQNNKEIELSPTEYKLLTFLMENKNKVLSRTQILHNVWGINFDSTTNVVDVYISYVRNKIDESEQKIIHTIKGTGYLIKD, encoded by the coding sequence ATGAATATTTTGTTAGTAGAAGATAATGAAAGGATAAGTAAATTCCTGGTAAAAGGGCTTGGTGAAGCCGGATATCATATGGTTCTTGCAGATTCTGGCGAAAAAGCACGTGATCTTATTAATACCTATGAATTTGATATTATTTTAATGGATATTATGCTTCCCGGTCTTGACGGAATGCAGCTGACACAAATTATCCGATTCAAAAAAAATTATACACCGATTCTGGTTCTGAGTGCATTAAACAGCCCTGATGACAAAATAAAAATGCTTGATTTGGGAGCAGACGATTATCTTTCTAAACCCTTTCATTTTGAAGAATTAATTTCAAGAATCAAAGCTCTTACGAGACGAAACAAACTAAGCTACCAGGAAGAAAATGAGCTTTTGTCATGTGGAAATATTACCATTAATACGGATCTTCATAAGGTATGTCAGAACAATAAAGAAATAGAGCTTTCTCCTACAGAATATAAGCTTCTCACTTTCCTGATGGAAAATAAAAATAAAGTTCTCAGCAGAACTCAGATCTTACATAATGTTTGGGGAATTAATTTTGACAGTACCACGAATGTAGTGGATGTCTATATTTCATATGTAAGAAATAAAATTGATGAAAGTGAACAAAAAATTATCCATACTATTAAAGGAACAGGATATCTGATCAAGGATTAA